The following coding sequences lie in one Glycine soja cultivar W05 chromosome 16, ASM419377v2, whole genome shotgun sequence genomic window:
- the LOC114390260 gene encoding exocyst complex component SEC15A-like, translated as MDVKTKRRADVENGDEGEDLVLATLVANGDDISPLVRHAFEMGRPKGLLRQLDFVVKKKEAEIEAMCKTHYEEFILAVDELRGVLVDAEELKSELQSDNFKLQQVGSTLLIKLEELLESYTVKKNVTEAIKMSKNCIKVLELCVKCNNHISESQFYPALKTVDLLEKCYIQNIPARALKRVIEKKIPSIKSHIEKKVCSQVNEWMVQIRSSCKIIGQTAIGRAAQVRQRDEEMLERKRKAEGLNISGVDDQAYNLVVEEDEDSAMKFDLTPLYRACHIHSCLGILEQFHDYYYKNRLLQLNSDLEISSAQPFVESHQTFLAQIAGYFIVEDKVLRTAGGLLVPDKVETMWETALAKITSMLDTQFSHMNSATNLLLVKDYVTLLGSTLRQYGYDIGQLLDVLDNSRDKYHRLLLQECQKQIVDVLGNDSYEQMVIKRDTDYENNVLSFNIQTSDIMPAFPYVAPFSSMVPDACRIVRSFIKGSVDYLSNGVRTGFFDFLRKYLDKFLIEVLNETLLDTINSGNISVSQAMQLAANITVLERACDYFLRHAAQQCCISVRSAEKPQATLTAKVLLKTSRDAVYITLLSLVNTKLDEYMNLVESINWTSEEAKPNGNDYINEVIFYLDSLMSTAQQILPLDAMYKVGTSAIEHISNTIVAAFLSDNVKRFNANAVMNFNNDLRMLESFADERFHSSGLAEIYSGDSFKSCMIEARQLINLLSSSQPENFMNPVIREKNYYALDYKRVASICDKFKDSPDGIFGSLSNKNTKQSAKKKSMDMLKKRLKDFN; from the coding sequence ATGGATGTCAAAACAAAAAGGAGAGCTGATGTAGAGAATGGCGATGAAGGAGAAGACTTAGTTCTAGCTACTCTGGTTGCCAATGGAGATGACATTAGTCCTCTTGTCAGACACGCCTTCGAAATGGGGCGGCCCAAGGGGCTCCTACGCCAGCTTGATTTTGTGGTGAAGAAAAAGGAAGCTGAAATTGAGGCAATGTGTAAAACCCACTATGAGGAATTCATCCTTGCAGTTGATGAACTTCGAGGCGTGTTAGTTGATGCTGAAGAGCTCAAGAGTGAGCTCCAAAGTGATAATTTTAAGTTGCAGCAGGTTGGCAGCACCCTTCTTATCAAGCTTGAGGAGCTTCTTGAATCGTATACCGTCAAGAAGAATGTGACTGAAGCtataaaaatgtcaaagaactgtATTAAAGTATTGGAGCTTTGTGTGAAGTGCAACAATCACATTTCAGAAAGCCAGTTTTATCCTGCACTGAAAACTGTGGATTTACTTGAGAAATGTTACATTCAGAATATTCCTGCCAGGGCTCTCAAAAGGgtgatagagaaaaaaattcctTCCATAAAATCGCACATTGAGAAGAAAGTATGCAGTCAAGTCAATGAATGGATGGTCCAAATAAGGAGTTCTTGTAAAATAATTGGGCAAACGGCAATTGGTCGTGCTGCTCAAGTTCGTCAGAGGGATGAGGAAATGCTGGAAAGGAAGAGAAAGGCTGAGGGATTAAATATTTCAGGGGTTGATGATCAAGCTTATAATTTGGtggttgaagaagatgaagattctGCCATGAAATTTGATCTCACACCTCTTTATCGTGCTTGTCATATTCATAGTTGCCTGGGAATCCTGGAGCAGTTTCATGACTATTACTATAAGAACAGGTTGTTACAATTGAATTCGGATTTGGAGATATCTTCTGCTCAACCTTTTGTCGAATCACATCAGACATTTTTGGCTCAAATTGCTGGGTACTTCATAGTGGAGGATAAGGTCCTGAGGACTGCTGGTGGGCTCCTGGTACCCGATAAGGTTGAAACTATGTGGGAGACTGCTTTagcaaaaataacatcaatgttgGACACGCAATTCTCTCATATGAATTCTGCCACAAATCTTCTCCTAGTTAAGGATTATGTTACACTTCTTGGGTCTACTCTTAGACAATATGGATATGACATTGGCCAACTTCTTGATGTGCTTGATAATAGCCGTGACAAATACCATAGGCTTCTTTTGCAAGAATGTCAGAAACAAATTGTTGATGTTCTTGGCAACGACTCATATGAGCAGATGGTGATAAAAAGGGATACTGATTATGAGAATAATGTTCTGTCATTTAATATTCAAACATCAGATATTATGCCTGCTTTTCCATATGTTGCACCATTCTCCTCCATGGTACCCGATGCTTGTCGCATTGTGAGATCCTTCATCAAAGGCTCTGTTGATTACTTGTCTAATGGTGTACGTACCggtttctttgattttttgaGGAAGTATTTGGACAAGTTCCTGATAGAAGTATTAAACGAAACTTTACTTGATACAATCAATAGTGGAAATATCAGTGTGTCTCAAGCAATGCAGCTTGCTGCAAATATAACTGTCCTTGAAAGAGCTTGTGACTATTTCCTTCGACATGCTGCTCAACAGTGTTGCATCTCAGTTCGATCAGCTGAGAAGCCCCAAGCTACTTTAACCGCGAAGGTGTTACTCAAGACTTCGAGGGATGCGGTTTATATTACTCTGCTGAGTTTGGTAAACACAAAATTAGATGAGTATATGAATCTTGTAGAAAGTATCAACTGGACTTCTGAGGAGGCAAAGCCAAATGGAAATGACTACATAAATGAAGTGATCTTTTACCTTGATTCACTAATGTCCACAGCGCAACAAATTTTACCCCTAGATGCTATGTACAAGGTTGGGACAAGTGCAATTGAGCATATTTCCAATACAATTGTGGCTGCTTTCCTTAGTGATAATGTCAAAAGGTTTAATGCAAATGCAGTGATGAATTTCAACAATGATCTTAGGATGTTAGAGAGTTTTGCAGATGAGAGGTTCCATTCTTCTGGCTTGGCTGAAATTTACTCGGGAGATAGTTTCAAGAGCTGTATGATAGAAGCACGACAATTAATCAATCTTCTGTCAAGTAGTCAGCCTGAGAACTTCATGAATCCTGTAATAAGGGAGAAAAACTACTATGCGTTGGATTATAAGAGGGTAGCCTCCATTTGTGATAAATTCAAGGATTCTCCAGATGGGATATTTGGAagtctttcaaataaaaatacaaagcaAAGTGCTAAAAAGAAATCAATGGACATGCTCAAAAAGCGACTTAAGGATTTCAATTGA